A single Micromonospora luteifusca DNA region contains:
- a CDS encoding cytochrome d ubiquinol oxidase subunit II, with protein MDLAWYALLGLFFASYLVLAGYDYGVGLLLARGGGPARRRAALTALGPFFLGNEVWLVATVGILFGAFPVLEGELLAGCYPAVAGALVGVVLVTAGVQLRSRPADERVRARWDRVVVIGSALAALGWGVLLAALLQGMPRQTDGHVAGVSHLVTPFAAAVGLAMVALVAVHGATFLTLRLPSADADVVGRTARRLVPVALTAVALATVAGLLSTRVRDAVQRPAVAVLLPVLLVAALLAARAALARRRPGWALIATGAALALPVGLVGAALWPYVLVSTTDPGASLTVADAAASAPTLRLLGWVALPLLPALLGFQAMCWWVFRGRTDGRAPVYW; from the coding sequence GTGGATCTCGCCTGGTACGCCCTGCTCGGCCTCTTCTTCGCGAGCTACCTGGTGCTCGCCGGCTACGACTACGGCGTCGGGCTGCTGCTCGCGCGCGGCGGTGGCCCGGCCAGGCGGCGGGCCGCGCTCACCGCGCTCGGCCCGTTCTTCCTCGGCAACGAGGTCTGGCTGGTGGCCACCGTTGGCATCCTCTTCGGCGCGTTCCCGGTGCTGGAGGGCGAGTTGCTCGCCGGCTGCTATCCGGCCGTCGCCGGTGCCCTGGTCGGCGTCGTGCTGGTCACCGCCGGGGTGCAACTGCGCAGCCGGCCCGCCGACGAGCGGGTCCGCGCCCGCTGGGACCGCGTCGTGGTGATCGGCAGCGCCCTCGCCGCGCTGGGCTGGGGTGTGCTGCTCGCCGCACTGTTGCAGGGCATGCCCCGGCAGACCGACGGGCACGTCGCCGGGGTGTCGCATCTGGTCACGCCCTTCGCGGCAGCCGTCGGGTTGGCCATGGTCGCCCTGGTCGCGGTGCACGGTGCGACCTTCCTCACCCTGCGACTGCCGAGCGCCGACGCCGACGTGGTCGGCCGGACGGCCCGCCGGCTGGTGCCGGTGGCGCTCACCGCGGTCGCCCTGGCCACCGTCGCGGGCCTGCTCTCCACCCGGGTACGCGACGCGGTCCAGCGGCCGGCGGTGGCCGTACTCCTGCCGGTGCTGCTCGTGGCGGCGCTGCTGGCGGCCCGCGCGGCGTTGGCGCGGCGACGGCCGGGGTGGGCTCTGATCGCCACCGGCGCGGCCCTGGCGCTGCCGGTGGGGCTGGTCGGCGCGGCCCTCTGGCCCTACGTGCTGGTGTCCACGACCGACCCGGGCGCCTCGCTGACGGTGGCCGACGCGGCCGCCAGCGCACCGACTCTGCGGCTGCTCGGCTGGGTGGCGCTGCCGCTGCTTCCGGCCCTACTAGGCTTCCAGGCGATGTGCTGGTGGGTTTTCCGAGGACGGACCGACGGTAGGGCACCGGTGTACTGGTGA
- a CDS encoding PadR family transcriptional regulator, with translation MKAQELHGHLDALLLAVLEQGALHGYAIIESLRARSEGSLDLPTGTIYPALRRLERAGYVASTWSTVNGRERRTYELTDSGRRALAGERAGWHEFRLTVGRFLDPGSPPTTPA, from the coding sequence ATGAAGGCCCAGGAGTTGCACGGCCATCTCGACGCTCTGCTGCTCGCCGTACTCGAACAGGGCGCGCTGCACGGCTACGCCATCATCGAGTCGTTGCGCGCGCGCAGCGAGGGCAGCCTGGATCTGCCCACCGGCACCATCTATCCGGCGTTACGTCGCCTGGAACGTGCCGGGTACGTAGCGAGTACCTGGAGCACGGTCAACGGCCGGGAGCGGCGGACGTACGAGCTCACCGACTCCGGCCGGCGGGCGCTGGCCGGGGAGCGCGCCGGCTGGCACGAGTTTCGGCTGACCGTGGGTCGGTTCCTCGATCCCGGCAGTCCACCCACCACCCCGGCCTGA
- the cydD gene encoding thiol reductant ABC exporter subunit CydD: protein MNRRPFDPRLLRRVPAARRDLAVLALLGVLAAGLIVAQATALAAVLATAVDGRLDRPALAGFVVAVAARSALVWAQGTVSARVAATVKATLRADLLGAVGRHGPGWVAGQRAGQLATLAGRGLDALDAYFTGYLPQLVLSVTVPLAVLARVVFADWSSALIIALTLPLIPVFGALLGWQAQAATDRQWRRLALLGGHFLDMVAGLPTLRAFGRARAQTDVVRRMADGHRVATMKTLRIAFLSALVLELVATLSVALVAVPVGIRLLGGGLALQTALLVLLLTPEAYLPLRAAGSRFHASMEGLAALDEALTISATPAAPRAAEGATTPNARREIRFEGVTVAYERTTALRDVTLTIRPGERIAIIGPSGAGKSTLLGLLLGFVTPTSGRITVDGVDLATADPDAWRRQLAWVPQRAHLFAASLADNIRLGAPDTPADALAAAVHDAALDDVVAGLPDGLDTLLGERGHGLSSGQRQRVALARAFLRAAPVVLLDEPTARLDTAAEAVVLDATRRLVAGRTALLVAHRPALLTDADRILRVEDGRVTELTPEPTGKAPR, encoded by the coding sequence GTGAACCGCCGTCCGTTCGACCCGCGTCTGCTGCGCCGGGTCCCCGCGGCCCGGCGCGATCTTGCCGTGCTCGCGCTGCTGGGCGTGCTCGCCGCCGGGCTGATCGTGGCGCAGGCCACCGCACTCGCGGCGGTGCTGGCCACCGCCGTCGACGGCCGGTTGGACCGACCGGCGCTGGCCGGCTTCGTGGTCGCCGTCGCCGCCCGCTCCGCCCTGGTCTGGGCACAGGGCACCGTCTCGGCGCGGGTCGCCGCGACGGTCAAGGCCACGCTGCGGGCCGACCTGCTCGGCGCGGTGGGCCGACACGGGCCCGGCTGGGTGGCCGGGCAGCGAGCCGGCCAGCTCGCCACCCTGGCCGGGCGCGGGTTGGATGCGCTGGACGCGTACTTCACCGGCTACCTCCCGCAGCTGGTGCTCAGTGTGACGGTGCCGCTGGCAGTGCTGGCCCGGGTCGTCTTCGCCGACTGGAGCTCGGCGCTGATCATCGCGCTGACCCTGCCGCTGATCCCGGTCTTCGGCGCACTGCTCGGCTGGCAGGCGCAGGCCGCCACCGATCGGCAGTGGCGCCGGCTCGCACTGCTCGGCGGCCACTTCCTGGACATGGTCGCCGGGCTGCCCACGCTGCGCGCATTCGGGCGAGCCCGGGCGCAGACCGACGTGGTGCGCCGGATGGCCGACGGGCACCGGGTCGCCACCATGAAGACGCTGCGGATCGCGTTCCTCTCCGCGCTGGTGCTGGAGCTGGTCGCCACCCTCTCGGTGGCGCTGGTCGCGGTGCCGGTCGGTATCCGGTTGCTCGGCGGTGGGCTGGCCCTGCAGACCGCGCTGCTGGTGCTGCTGCTCACCCCGGAGGCGTACCTGCCGCTGCGGGCCGCTGGCAGCCGCTTCCACGCCAGCATGGAGGGGCTCGCCGCGTTGGACGAGGCGCTGACCATCTCGGCCACGCCCGCGGCACCCCGGGCCGCCGAGGGCGCCACCACCCCGAACGCGCGGCGCGAGATCCGGTTCGAGGGGGTGACCGTGGCGTACGAGCGGACCACCGCGCTGCGCGACGTGACCCTGACCATCCGACCCGGCGAACGGATCGCCATCATCGGGCCCAGCGGCGCCGGCAAGAGCACCCTGCTCGGCCTGCTGCTCGGCTTCGTGACGCCGACCAGCGGGCGGATCACCGTGGACGGCGTCGACCTCGCCACCGCCGACCCGGACGCCTGGCGCCGGCAGCTCGCCTGGGTGCCGCAGCGGGCCCACCTCTTCGCCGCCTCGCTGGCCGACAACATCCGGCTCGGGGCACCAGACACCCCGGCCGACGCGCTGGCCGCCGCAGTGCACGATGCCGCCCTGGACGACGTGGTGGCCGGCCTGCCGGACGGCCTGGACACCCTGCTCGGCGAACGCGGGCACGGGCTGTCCAGCGGGCAGCGGCAGCGGGTGGCGCTGGCCCGGGCATTTCTGCGGGCCGCACCGGTGGTGCTGCTCGACGAACCGACCGCCCGACTGGACACCGCAGCCGAAGCGGTGGTGCTCGACGCCACCCGCCGTCTGGTCGCCGGGCGGACCGCGCTGCTGGTCGCGCACCGACCGGCGCTGCTCACCGACGCCGACCGGATCCTGCGCGTCGAGGACGGTCGGGTCACCGAGCTGACGCCCGAGCCGACCGGAAAGGCGCCCCGATGA
- a CDS encoding M56 family metallopeptidase has product MAYAVHFAITMLACYLTAQVLARSTWTWRSPRVAIICWQSVGLALGLSAMGLPMALGLSTYGLPTGSALLALAESFGHGPLPVGMSTFHLAGVGVGFGIGAVLVTTTVRSIHGTVRAQRRHRDLLSLVARDDPAAPGALVLDHPSAAAYCLPGVKPQVVVSAGTLSLLDRAELAAVLSHERAHAHERHDLVLLPFTALCRALPWFSWVRDAHERVALLVEMRADDKARELHADAPLAGALRRFAAAGHRVTPAGALGMGDRDLDVRVQRLLVSDRPPRVLGATALAVATMLVALPVTLFLS; this is encoded by the coding sequence ATGGCCTACGCCGTGCACTTCGCCATCACCATGCTGGCCTGCTATCTGACGGCTCAGGTGCTGGCGCGCTCCACCTGGACGTGGCGCAGCCCGCGGGTGGCGATCATCTGCTGGCAGTCCGTCGGGTTGGCACTGGGCCTCTCCGCGATGGGCCTGCCGATGGCGCTCGGGTTGAGCACGTACGGCCTGCCGACAGGGAGCGCACTGCTCGCCCTGGCCGAAAGCTTCGGCCACGGCCCCCTGCCGGTCGGGATGAGCACCTTCCACCTCGCCGGTGTCGGCGTGGGCTTCGGCATCGGTGCGGTGCTGGTCACCACGACCGTGCGCAGCATCCACGGCACCGTACGCGCCCAGCGTCGGCACCGGGACCTGCTCTCCCTGGTCGCCCGGGACGACCCGGCCGCACCCGGCGCGCTGGTGCTGGATCATCCGAGTGCCGCCGCGTACTGCCTGCCGGGCGTGAAGCCGCAGGTGGTCGTCAGCGCCGGCACGCTGAGTCTGCTGGATCGGGCCGAGCTGGCCGCGGTGCTCAGCCACGAGCGCGCGCACGCCCACGAGCGGCACGACCTGGTGCTGCTGCCGTTCACCGCGCTGTGCCGCGCGTTGCCGTGGTTCAGCTGGGTCCGCGACGCGCACGAGCGGGTCGCCCTGCTGGTCGAGATGCGCGCCGACGACAAGGCCCGTGAGCTGCACGCGGATGCGCCGCTGGCGGGTGCGCTGCGCCGATTCGCCGCCGCCGGCCACCGGGTCACCCCGGCGGGCGCGCTGGGCATGGGCGACCGGGATCTTGACGTACGGGTGCAGCGTCTGCTGGTCAGCGACCGCCCGCCCCGGGTGCTCGGTGCCACCGCTCTCGCGGTCGCCACCATGCTGGTCGCTCTGCCGGTCACCCTCTTCCTGAGCTGA
- a CDS encoding aldehyde dehydrogenase family protein yields MSERVAVRKTYKLFIGGKFPRSESGRSYLVQSSNVSLASRKDARDAVVAARAAVKGWAGATAYNRGQILYRAAEMLEGRREQFVALGVPADEVDAAVDRWVWYAGWADKLAQVYGGANPVAGPYFNISAPEPTGVIAVVAPERPALLGLVSVIAPAIVTGNTVVVAASPSEPLAAVTLAEVLATSDLPGGVVNILTGAITETAPSLAAHMDVNAIDLTGVIDTALATDLEFKAAENLKRVLRPAPADHDWFADPGLARMTALLETKTVWHPKGV; encoded by the coding sequence ATGTCTGAGCGGGTCGCGGTACGCAAGACGTACAAGCTCTTCATCGGCGGGAAGTTCCCGCGCAGCGAGTCGGGACGGTCGTATCTCGTGCAGTCCTCGAATGTGTCACTGGCCTCCCGCAAGGACGCCCGGGACGCGGTGGTCGCCGCCCGCGCCGCCGTCAAGGGCTGGGCCGGCGCGACCGCGTACAACCGAGGTCAGATCCTCTACCGGGCCGCCGAGATGCTGGAGGGCCGCCGCGAGCAGTTCGTCGCCCTGGGCGTGCCCGCCGACGAGGTGGACGCCGCAGTGGACCGCTGGGTCTGGTACGCCGGCTGGGCCGACAAGCTCGCCCAGGTGTACGGCGGCGCCAACCCGGTCGCCGGCCCGTACTTCAATATCTCCGCGCCCGAGCCGACCGGTGTGATCGCGGTGGTCGCCCCGGAACGCCCGGCGCTGCTCGGCCTGGTCAGCGTGATCGCCCCGGCGATCGTCACCGGCAACACGGTGGTGGTGGCGGCGTCGCCCTCGGAGCCCCTGGCGGCGGTGACGCTGGCCGAGGTGCTGGCCACCTCCGACCTGCCCGGCGGGGTGGTCAACATCCTCACCGGCGCGATCACCGAGACCGCACCGTCGCTGGCGGCGCACATGGACGTCAACGCCATCGACCTGACCGGGGTGATCGACACCGCGCTCGCCACCGACCTGGAGTTCAAGGCCGCGGAGAACCTCAAGCGGGTGCTCCGACCGGCTCCGGCCGACCACGACTGGTTCGCCGACCCGGGCCTGGCCCGGATGACCGCCCTGTTGGAGACGAAGACGGTGTGGCATCCCAAGGGGGTGTGA
- a CDS encoding permease prefix domain 1-containing protein produces the protein MPRCEDVLVDEHLRVLGSRLQGPARLKSDLLIEARHGLLDAVEAYRESGVPPTEAQRRAVVEFGSPAQLLRSWQAELAVGALRGLSLRMLAIAGVGMAAGDLTWRGASWSDGPRPPTGYLLLSNSVDWIWAGSLLLAVAGLLVVTASARSTRPGLAVAQRVVGTGLTGMLALGMVAGCALFAWSFSLWDAALHWPPMIIGAVLVGGAYFSLTRATRGWLLATAR, from the coding sequence ATGCCGCGCTGTGAGGATGTGTTGGTCGACGAGCACCTCCGGGTGTTGGGCTCCCGGTTGCAGGGGCCGGCGCGACTCAAGTCCGACCTGCTGATCGAGGCCCGGCACGGGCTGTTGGACGCCGTCGAGGCGTACCGCGAGAGCGGTGTGCCGCCCACGGAGGCGCAGCGCCGGGCGGTGGTCGAGTTCGGGTCGCCGGCGCAGCTACTCCGCTCCTGGCAGGCCGAACTGGCGGTCGGCGCCCTGCGTGGGCTCTCGCTGCGGATGCTGGCGATCGCCGGCGTGGGGATGGCTGCCGGCGACCTGACCTGGCGGGGGGCGAGCTGGAGCGACGGCCCACGCCCCCCGACCGGCTACCTGCTGCTCTCCAACTCGGTCGACTGGATCTGGGCGGGTTCGCTGCTGCTCGCGGTGGCCGGCCTGCTGGTGGTCACGGCGAGCGCCCGTTCGACCCGGCCGGGTCTGGCCGTGGCGCAACGCGTGGTGGGCACCGGCCTGACCGGCATGCTGGCGCTCGGCATGGTCGCCGGCTGCGCCCTCTTCGCCTGGTCGTTCAGTCTCTGGGACGCGGCGCTGCACTGGCCGCCAATGATCATCGGTGCGGTGCTGGTGGGCGGCGCCTACTTCTCGCTGACGCGCGCAACACGCGGCTGGCTGCTGGCCACCGCCCGCTGA
- a CDS encoding cytochrome ubiquinol oxidase subunit I — MDTLLLARLQFATTTSIHFLFVVVTLGLVTLLVGMQTAWVLTGNPKWERLTRYWGQLYVINYVLGIATGIVMEFQFGLNWSGLSRYVGNVFGAPLAIETLVAFFLESTFLGMWIFGWHRLGKGVHLALLWGVAITAYASAFWIMVANSWLQNPVGYEVRDGIAHLTDFGALLTNPSLGMAFGHVVSAALLVGGMVMAAVSAWHLIRRTTDFALFRTSLRIGLVTSALAISMVQSFGFAQFGPVGAVQPTKFGGEGPEAQALIAEWTARFGPGDYTSPVLASVGLGFMIMTGFTLGCVWLLLPLLFRDWIIRLRFPLWLLLLALPLPFVAVILGWISREVGRQPWVAYGLLPTEQAVSPVGAPVMLTSLIGFSLLLGTLAVTNWVLLARHAARGAADPPLGRPPAPPGEPAHLEPALV, encoded by the coding sequence ATGGACACCCTGCTCCTCGCCCGCCTGCAGTTCGCCACCACCACCTCGATCCACTTCCTGTTCGTGGTCGTCACGCTCGGGCTGGTCACCCTGCTGGTCGGGATGCAGACGGCCTGGGTGCTCACCGGCAATCCAAAGTGGGAGCGGCTCACCCGGTACTGGGGCCAGCTCTACGTGATCAACTACGTGCTCGGCATCGCCACCGGCATCGTGATGGAGTTCCAGTTCGGGCTGAACTGGAGTGGCCTGTCGCGCTACGTCGGCAACGTCTTCGGCGCGCCACTGGCCATCGAGACGCTTGTGGCGTTCTTCCTCGAGTCCACGTTCCTCGGGATGTGGATCTTCGGTTGGCACCGGCTCGGCAAGGGTGTCCACCTCGCGTTGCTCTGGGGTGTGGCGATCACCGCGTACGCGTCCGCGTTCTGGATCATGGTGGCCAACTCCTGGCTGCAGAACCCGGTCGGGTACGAGGTCCGCGACGGAATCGCCCACCTCACCGACTTCGGCGCACTGCTCACCAACCCCAGTCTCGGCATGGCGTTCGGGCACGTGGTCTCGGCCGCGTTGCTGGTCGGCGGGATGGTGATGGCGGCGGTCAGCGCCTGGCACCTGATCCGGCGTACCACCGACTTTGCGCTCTTCCGCACCTCGCTGCGGATCGGCCTGGTCACGTCGGCGCTGGCGATCAGCATGGTGCAGAGCTTCGGCTTCGCCCAGTTCGGCCCGGTCGGCGCTGTGCAGCCGACCAAGTTCGGCGGCGAGGGCCCGGAGGCCCAGGCGCTGATCGCCGAGTGGACCGCCCGGTTCGGCCCCGGCGACTACACCTCACCGGTGCTGGCCAGCGTCGGACTGGGCTTCATGATCATGACCGGTTTCACCCTCGGCTGCGTCTGGCTGCTACTGCCCCTGCTCTTCCGGGACTGGATCATCCGGCTGCGCTTCCCGCTCTGGCTGCTCCTGCTGGCCCTGCCGCTGCCGTTCGTCGCGGTGATCCTCGGCTGGATCTCGCGGGAGGTCGGCCGTCAACCCTGGGTGGCGTACGGGCTGCTCCCCACCGAGCAGGCCGTCTCCCCGGTCGGTGCTCCCGTGATGCTCACCTCGCTGATCGGCTTCAGCCTGCTGCTGGGCACCCTCGCCGTCACCAACTGGGTGCTGCTCGCCCGGCATGCGGCGCGCGGCGCGGCCGATCCGCCGCTCGGCCGTCCACCGGCGCCGCCCGGTGAGCCGGCCCACCTCGAACCCGCCCTCGTCTGA
- a CDS encoding aldehyde dehydrogenase family protein: MFEYAPAPESRSVVDLKPSYGLFIDGAFVDPTDGDSFKSINPASEEVLAEIAEAGAPDVERAVRAARKAYDKVWGPMPGRDRAKYLYRIARLVQERSRELAVLESLDNGKPIKESRDVDLPLVAAHFFYYAGWADKLEHAGFGRNPRPIGVAAQVIPWNFPLLMLAWKIAPALAAGNTVVLKPAETTSLTALLFAEICQQADLPPGVVNIVTGAGDTGRTLVEHPGVDKVAFTGSTDVGRAIARSVAGTRKKLTLELGGKAANIVFDDAPIDQAVEGIVNGIFFNQGHVCCAGSRLLVQENVADRVLESLKRRMAQLRVGDPLDKNTDVGAINSAAQLERIRELSDAGSAEGAERWSPPCELPERGFWFAPTIFTGVTQAHRIAREEIFGPVLSVLTFRTPDEAVEKANNTPYGLSAGIWTDKGSRILWMADRLRAGVVWANTFNKFDPTSPFGGYKESGYGREGGRHGLEAYLNV; encoded by the coding sequence ATGTTCGAATACGCCCCCGCCCCCGAGTCCCGCTCGGTGGTGGACCTCAAGCCCTCGTACGGGCTGTTCATCGACGGCGCTTTCGTCGATCCGACCGACGGTGACAGCTTCAAGTCGATCAACCCCGCCTCCGAGGAGGTGCTGGCCGAGATCGCCGAGGCCGGCGCGCCAGACGTGGAGCGCGCGGTGCGCGCCGCCCGGAAGGCGTACGACAAGGTCTGGGGTCCGATGCCCGGCCGGGACCGAGCGAAGTACCTGTACCGGATCGCCCGGCTCGTCCAGGAACGCTCCCGTGAGCTGGCCGTCCTGGAGTCGCTCGACAACGGCAAGCCGATCAAGGAATCCCGCGACGTCGACCTGCCGCTCGTCGCCGCGCACTTCTTCTACTACGCGGGCTGGGCCGACAAGCTGGAGCACGCCGGGTTCGGCCGGAATCCTCGGCCCATCGGGGTAGCCGCGCAGGTCATCCCGTGGAACTTCCCGCTGCTGATGCTGGCCTGGAAGATCGCCCCCGCCCTCGCGGCGGGCAACACGGTGGTGCTGAAGCCGGCGGAGACCACCTCGCTGACCGCGCTGCTCTTCGCCGAGATCTGCCAACAGGCCGACCTGCCGCCCGGCGTGGTCAACATCGTCACCGGCGCCGGCGACACCGGTCGCACGCTGGTCGAGCACCCCGGCGTGGACAAGGTGGCCTTCACCGGCTCCACCGACGTCGGCCGGGCCATCGCCCGATCCGTCGCCGGCACCCGCAAGAAGCTGACCCTGGAGCTGGGCGGCAAGGCCGCCAACATCGTCTTCGACGACGCCCCCATCGACCAGGCCGTCGAGGGCATCGTCAACGGCATCTTCTTCAACCAGGGGCACGTCTGCTGCGCCGGCTCCCGACTGCTGGTCCAGGAGAACGTGGCCGACCGCGTGCTGGAGTCGCTGAAGCGGCGGATGGCCCAGCTCCGCGTCGGCGACCCACTGGACAAGAACACCGACGTCGGCGCCATCAACTCGGCCGCCCAACTGGAGCGGATCCGCGAGCTGTCCGACGCCGGCTCCGCCGAGGGCGCCGAGCGCTGGTCGCCGCCGTGCGAGCTGCCCGAGCGGGGCTTCTGGTTCGCGCCGACCATCTTCACCGGTGTCACCCAGGCGCACCGCATCGCCCGCGAGGAGATCTTCGGGCCGGTGCTGTCGGTGCTCACCTTCCGCACCCCGGACGAGGCCGTCGAGAAGGCCAACAACACGCCGTACGGGCTGTCGGCGGGCATCTGGACCGACAAGGGGTCCCGGATCCTGTGGATGGCCGACCGGCTGCGCGCCGGTGTGGTCTGGGCCAACACGTTCAACAAGTTCGACCCCACCTCGCCGTTCGGCGGCTACAAGGAGTCGGGCTACGGTCGCGAGGGCGGCCGGCACGGGCTGGAGGCGTACCTCAATGTCTGA
- the cydC gene encoding thiol reductant ABC exporter subunit CydC: protein MTTANGPSPVDAGPADDVAPAGRATAERVVLRLARPYLGRLVGAGLLAAATEFAGLALMATATWLLMSAAGQPPLDRLTVAIVAVRALAISRGVLRYSERLAGHDAVLRMITDIRARVFATLAARRSAVHRSGDVLSRLVSDVEAVQDLLLRVLVPGSAAALVGVLAVGVAVLISPPAAGALAVGLLVAGVALPALATKVTRRSAAEVAPLRGALATDAIDLTHGAADLAAFGATDVALRSAEQRARRLAQLERRLAATGFAVDAAGVLTAGLTAAAVVLAALAADVPGVLVGVLAVGALAAVEVTLALVAAARQWTQLRPGLARVAALLDDDTPTPRPTDGVTDLVGPHDLRFVDVTVRYRAGAAPALDDVSLDLPAGRRIAVVGPSGAGKSTLAAVLTGTVQPVSGRVTLDGQDLSAYPEEALPRAVGGLLAEAYVFHATVRENLLLGRAGAGEDELTAATAAAGLLEWVHAQPAGWDTLVGEEGGQLSGGQRQRLALARALLAAPPVLVLDEPTEGLDPTAADAVLASALAATPADHSVLLISHRLSGLEGLDEIVVLDGGRVIQRGRHAELVAADGWYRDQWLLQAAAERGYLALAP, encoded by the coding sequence ATGACCACGGCAAACGGGCCGAGCCCGGTCGACGCGGGGCCGGCCGACGACGTCGCACCGGCCGGGCGGGCCACCGCCGAGCGGGTCGTGCTGCGGCTCGCCCGACCGTACCTGGGCCGACTGGTCGGTGCCGGGCTGCTCGCGGCCGCTACCGAGTTCGCCGGGCTGGCCCTGATGGCCACCGCCACCTGGCTGTTGATGAGCGCCGCCGGTCAGCCTCCGCTGGACCGGCTCACCGTGGCCATCGTCGCGGTCCGGGCGCTGGCCATCAGCCGGGGCGTGTTGCGCTACTCCGAGCGGCTCGCCGGGCACGACGCGGTGCTTCGCATGATCACTGACATCCGGGCCCGGGTCTTCGCCACCCTCGCGGCCCGCCGCAGCGCCGTGCACCGCTCGGGGGACGTGCTGAGCCGGCTGGTCTCCGACGTCGAGGCGGTCCAGGACCTGCTGCTGCGGGTGCTGGTCCCGGGCTCGGCGGCGGCCCTGGTCGGTGTGCTGGCGGTCGGCGTGGCCGTGCTGATCTCCCCGCCGGCCGCCGGAGCGCTCGCCGTCGGGCTACTGGTCGCCGGTGTGGCGCTGCCCGCACTGGCCACCAAGGTCACCCGCCGCAGCGCGGCCGAGGTGGCACCGCTGCGCGGCGCGCTGGCCACCGACGCGATCGACCTCACCCACGGCGCTGCCGACCTGGCGGCGTTCGGGGCCACCGACGTCGCGCTGCGCTCCGCCGAGCAACGCGCCCGCCGGCTGGCCCAACTGGAGCGTCGGCTGGCCGCCACCGGGTTCGCGGTGGACGCGGCCGGCGTGTTGACCGCCGGGTTGACCGCCGCGGCCGTGGTGCTGGCCGCGCTGGCCGCCGACGTGCCGGGGGTGCTGGTGGGCGTCCTGGCCGTCGGCGCCCTGGCGGCGGTCGAGGTGACACTGGCGCTGGTCGCGGCGGCCCGACAGTGGACACAACTGCGGCCCGGCCTGGCCCGGGTGGCCGCCCTGCTCGACGACGACACCCCGACTCCGCGGCCCACGGACGGCGTGACGGACCTGGTCGGCCCGCACGACCTGCGCTTCGTCGACGTGACCGTTCGGTACCGGGCCGGCGCGGCACCCGCCCTGGACGACGTCAGCCTGGACCTGCCAGCCGGGCGGAGGATCGCGGTGGTCGGCCCGAGCGGCGCCGGCAAGAGCACGCTGGCCGCCGTGCTGACCGGCACCGTCCAACCCGTCTCCGGCCGGGTCACCCTGGACGGTCAGGACCTGTCGGCGTACCCCGAGGAGGCGCTGCCCCGCGCGGTCGGCGGCCTGCTGGCCGAGGCGTACGTCTTCCACGCCACGGTGCGGGAGAACCTGCTGCTCGGGCGGGCCGGAGCTGGCGAGGACGAGCTGACCGCCGCCACCGCCGCCGCCGGCCTGTTGGAGTGGGTACACGCCCAGCCGGCGGGCTGGGACACGCTGGTCGGCGAGGAGGGCGGGCAACTCTCGGGCGGCCAGCGGCAGCGGCTGGCGCTCGCCCGGGCCCTGCTCGCCGCACCACCGGTGCTGGTGCTCGACGAGCCCACCGAAGGGCTGGACCCGACCGCCGCGGACGCGGTGCTCGCGTCCGCCCTCGCCGCCACCCCAGCCGACCACTCGGTGCTGTTGATCAGCCACCGGCTCAGCGGGTTGGAAGGGCTGGACGAGATCGTCGTCCTCGACGGCGGCCGGGTGATCCAGCGCGGTCGGCACGCCGAACTGGTCGCCGCCGACGGCTGGTACCGGGACCAGTGGCTGCTGCAGGCGGCGGCCGAACGCGGTTACCTGGCTCTCGCCCCCTGA
- a CDS encoding BlaI/MecI/CopY family transcriptional regulator, translated as MTRLGDLERAVMDVLWDVVPGTSDGVTVREVADALDGRELAYTTVMTVLDRLAGKGMVQREREGRAWRYRPAASREAHIAQLMLDALDLGGSRDAALVRFARSVTGTEAEVLRAALGSEADPTGPGTTAGGADVVGPGRAESGAELTDRVDGPAGRRPAGEAAER; from the coding sequence GTGACTCGGTTGGGCGATCTTGAACGTGCGGTGATGGACGTGCTGTGGGACGTGGTCCCCGGCACGTCGGACGGTGTGACCGTGCGCGAGGTGGCCGACGCGCTCGACGGGCGCGAGTTGGCGTACACCACGGTGATGACCGTGCTGGACCGGCTCGCCGGCAAGGGCATGGTGCAGCGGGAGCGGGAGGGCCGGGCCTGGCGGTACCGGCCAGCGGCCAGCCGCGAGGCGCACATCGCCCAGCTCATGCTCGACGCCCTCGACCTGGGCGGCAGCCGGGACGCCGCGCTGGTGCGCTTCGCCCGCTCGGTCACCGGAACCGAGGCTGAGGTGTTGCGGGCGGCCCTGGGGAGCGAAGCCGACCCGACCGGGCCGGGCACCACCGCCGGTGGCGCGGATGTCGTCGGACCGGGCCGGGCCGAGTCGGGCGCCGAATTGACCGACCGGGTGGACGGGCCGGCGGGCCGGCGACCTGCCGGCGAGGCAGCGGAGCGGTAG